The Malus domestica chromosome 06, GDT2T_hap1 genome has a segment encoding these proteins:
- the MYB31 gene encoding myb-related protein 306-like (The RefSeq protein has 1 substitution compared to this genomic sequence), whose product MGRPPCCDKVGVKKGPWTPEEDIILVSYIQEHGPGNWRSVPTNTGLLRCSKSCRLRWTNYLRPGIKRGNFTDHEEKMIIHLQALLGNRWAAIASYLPQRTDNDIKNYWNTHLKKKLKKLQTGLDGHDHHNHQDGNSHDQPISKGQWERRLQTDIHMAKQALCEALSIDKPNVISTTTVSHDLHLQDLKPSINIGNYNINDNPSTSTRPHHTSTYASNTENIAKLLENWMKNSPKVSAHQTNSDQTNADQTNSFNNNNNNDNDNKGGATATTRGRSMSTSSEGAHSATTTPDQAFDSLFSFNSSPSDVSQSMSVDENNANFIADQASCLFQDESKPNLEGQVPLSLLEKWLLDDAAPHAHEDLINISLENGAGLF is encoded by the exons aTGGGAAGGCCACCTTGCTGTGACAAAGTTGGTGTGAAGAAGGGGCCGTGGACTCCAGAGGAAGACATCATCTTGGTCTCTTACATTCAAGAACATGGTCCTGGGAATTGGAGATCAGTTCCTACTAACACTg gTTTGCTGAGATGCAGTAAGAGTTGCAGACTTAGATGGACTAATTATCTCCGCCCGGGTATCAAACGCGGTAACTTCACTGATCATGAGGAGAAGATGATAatccacctccaagctcttctGGGCAATAG ATGGGCAGCCATAGCTTCATATCTTCCTCAGAGAACAGACAACGACATAAAAAATTACTGGAACACCCACTTGAAAAAGAAGCTGAAAAAGCTTCAGACAGGGCTTGATGGTCATGACCATCACAACCACCAGGATGGTAATTCACATGATCAGCCAATCTCCAAGGGTCAATGGGAGAGAAGGCTTCAGACTGATATCCACATGGCCAAGCAAGCTCTTTGTGAGGCTCTCTCTATTGACAAACCAAATGTTATTAGTACTACTACTGCTTCTCATGACCTTCACTTGCAAGACTTGAAGCCCTCCATTAATATAGGTAATTACAATATTAATGATAACCCTAGCACTAGCACAAGGCCACACCATACCTCCACGTATGCATCCAATACCGAAAACATTGCGAAATTGCTCGAAAACTGGATGAAAAATTCGCCAAAGGTTTCCGCTCATCAAACAAACTCGGATCAGACCAATGCTGATCAGACCAATtccttcaacaacaacaacaacaacgacAACGACAACAAAGGTGGCGCTACTGCAACTACTAGAGGTCGTTCAATGAGCACTTCTAGTGAAGGGGCGCACAGCGCAACCACCACGCCGGATCAGGCTTTCGATTCGTTGTTCAGCTTCAACTCATCCCCATCGGATGTGTCTCAGTCCATGTCAGTGGATGAGAACAATGCAAATTTCATAGCAGATCAGGCAAGCTGTCTGTTTCAGGATGAGAGCAAGCCCAATTTGGAGGGACAAGTCCCTCTCTCATTGCTGGAGAAGTGGCTCCTTGACGATGCTGCACCTCATGCCCACGAAGACCTAATCAACATATCATTGGAGAATGGTGCAGgcttgttttga